Genomic DNA from Pelosinus sp. UFO1:
TTTGATACTACATTAACATATGAAAAATTAGTCATCGCGTGTGATCTTATACGGCATAATATACCTTATATTGCGACTCATCCAGATTTTAATTGTCCTACAGAAACTGGCTATATACCAGATTGTGGTGCTATGGCTGCATTGATAAAAGCATCAACAGGTTGTTCCCCTCAGGTTGTGGGCAAACCCAATAAGGAAATTGTGGAAGCCTTATTAAATAAAAAAAGTTATCCTCTTGAAGAAATGGCAATGGTTGGTGATCGATTATATACTGATATAGCTACAGGATGTAATGCAGGTATGGTCTCTGTGTTAGTACTCAGTGGAGAATCCAAAATATCAGATGTTGAGCAGTCGGTCTTTAAACCTGACTATATATTTGATAACTTAGGAGGTTTAGGTCAAGCACTTTCTGCTAGTGACAAAGAAGAGGATTTGATTCATATGGGCTCCTCTAGAGAATTAATCGTCGGATAAGAAAAGCAAGTCTATCGCAAAAAAGAAGAGAGACTCTTAGAAGGGATTATAAAGGTATAAGGTA
This window encodes:
- a CDS encoding HAD-IIA family hydrolase codes for the protein MFSENKIVTKQEKVKSLKDIKCFALDMDGTVYLGNKILPGVLEFLSYLRTTGRDFLFLTNNSSKDATFYANKLKMLGINCSESNILTSGEATALYLKNTKNCKNIYLLGTPALEEEFRRHGFIVTADNPEYVVLGFDTTLTYEKLVIACDLIRHNIPYIATHPDFNCPTETGYIPDCGAMAALIKASTGCSPQVVGKPNKEIVEALLNKKSYPLEEMAMVGDRLYTDIATGCNAGMVSVLVLSGESKISDVEQSVFKPDYIFDNLGGLGQALSASDKEEDLIHMGSSRELIVG